One segment of Urocitellus parryii isolate mUroPar1 chromosome 5, mUroPar1.hap1, whole genome shotgun sequence DNA contains the following:
- the LOC113189613 gene encoding olfactory receptor 6C2-like, translating into MRNHTAITTFILLGLTDDPKLQVLIFIFLFLTYILSVAGNLTIITLTLLDSHLKTPMYFFLRNFSFLEVSFTTVCIPRFLYTMTTGDNTVTYNACFTQVFFIVLFGATEFFLLAAMSYDRYVAICKPLHYTTIMNNRVCTILVLCCWFAGLLIILPPLGIGLQLEFCDSNEIDHFGCDASPLLQITCSDTVFLEKIVLTSAILTLIITLVCVFFSYTYIIKTILKFPSVQQRKKAFSTCSSHMIVVSITYGSCIFIYVKPSAKEGVAINKVVSILNTSVAPLLNPFIYTLRNKQVKAAFKDTVKRIVFLSKN; encoded by the coding sequence ATGAGAAATCATACAGCAATAACAACATTCATCCTGCTGGGATTGACAGATGATCCAAAACTACAAGttctaattttcatatttttgtttctcacTTACATATTGAGTGTGGCTGGGAACCTCACCATTATCACACTCACACTTTTGGATTCTCATCTTAAAACTCCCATGTATTTTTTCCTCCGAAATTTCTCTTTCCTGGAAGTCTCATTCACCACtgtttgtattcccagattcCTGTACACCATGACAACTGGTGACAACACTGTTACTTACAATGCTTGTTTCACCCAGGTATTTTTTATTGTCCTCTTTGGAGCAACAGAGTTTTTTCTCCTAGCTGCCAtgtcctatgaccgctatgtggccatctgtaagcCCCTACACTACACAACCATCATGAACAACAGAGTATGTACTATACTTGTCCTCTGCTGTTGGTTTGCTGGCCTGCTGATCATCCTCCCACCCCTTGGCATAGGCCTCCAGCTGGAATTCTGTGACTCAAATGAGATTGATCACTTTGGCTGTGATGCATCTCCCCTTCTACAGATAACCTGCTCAGACACagtgtttttagagaaaatagtCTTGACTTCTGCCATACTGACACTAATTATTACCTTGGTGTGTGTCTTTTTCTCCTACACATACATCATCAAGACCATTCTAAAATTTCCTTCTGTCCAACAAAGGAAAAAGGCCTtttccacctgctcctcccacatGATTGTGGTTTCCATCACCTATGGCAGCTGCATCTTCATCTATGTCAAGCCTTCAGCAAAGGAAGGAGTGGCCATTAACAAGGTGGTGTCCATCCTCAATACTTCAGTTGCCCCTTTGCTTAACCCTTTCATCTATACACTTCGAAACAAACAAGTAAAAGCAGCTTTCAAAGACACAGTAAAACGGATTGTATTTCTCTCAAAGAACTGA